The Panicum virgatum strain AP13 chromosome 5K, P.virgatum_v5, whole genome shotgun sequence genome has a window encoding:
- the LOC120710820 gene encoding anther-specific protein RTS-like has protein sequence MKAAAATLLLALVVAAAAVAPSPSDAARFGDGGPAAAVAMNKNTAGGGLQHRHGPRWRDHHHGGSRSPLAGLTECVTVCGSGVTGCMLDCYKPALGLDPVQLPVCLLKCTNNALLCGSSCSTNL, from the coding sequence ATGAaggccgccgcggcgacgcTCCTGCTGGCGCTGGtggtcgcggccgccgccgtggccccgtCGCCATCCGACGCGGCCAGgttcggcgacggcggccccgccgcggcggtggccaTGAATAAGAACACTGCTGGCGGCGGCCTGCAGCACCGCCATGGCCCCCGCTGGCGCGACCACCACCACGGCGGCAGCCGGTCCCCCCTGGCGGGGCTGACGGAGTGCGTCACCGTGTGCGGGAGCGGGGTGACGGGGTGCATGCTCGACTGCTACAAGCCGGCGCTGGGGCTGGACCCCGTGCAGCTGCCCGTCTGCCTCCTCAAGTGCACCAACAACGCATTGCTCTGCGGCTCCAGCTGCTCAACCAACCTCTAG
- the LOC120709159 gene encoding uncharacterized protein LOC120709159 produces the protein MPSRAMNRLLFESSSSSGGGGCREAEPAAAVLCAPRPRRAHVHPCSADLILGPPPFLLTNNKSKEKTKAPEAEVDGDEDGGWALFGGSPPARAVNPLVHDPHFLLNQRHPADSSPLELGIFDHQSRSNYSHRPTYISSNSSSSSNSFAPSFAPAVRIQGFDVAACRSAHSNGGGRVLSARA, from the exons atgcCTTCCAGAGCGATGAACCGGCTGCTCTTCgagtcctcgtcctcgtccggcggcggcggctgcagggaggccgagccggccgcggcggtgctCTGCGCCCCGAGGCCGCGCAGGGCCCATGTCCACCCCTGCAGCGCCGACCTCATCCTCGGCCCGCCGCCCTTCCTGCTCACCAACAACAAG AGCAAGGAGAAGACCAAGGCACCGGAGGCGGAggtcgacggcgacgaggacgggggctgggcgctgttcggcgggtcgccgccggcgcgcgcggtcAACCCGCTCGTGCACGACCCCCACTTCCTGCTCAACCAGCGCCACCCTGCCGACTCGTCGCCGTTGGAGCTCGGGATTTTTGACCACCAGAGCCGCAGCAACTACAGCCACCGCCCCACGTATATTAGCagtaacagcagcagcagcagcaacagtttTGCCCCGTCGTTCGCGCCGGCCGTGAGGATCCAGGGGTTCGACGTCGCCGCGTGCCGGAGCGCCCACtccaacggcggcggccgcgtgcTGTCCGCCCGCGCGTGA